The genomic window GGCACTGGGGTATCGGTCATGAGGGAAGAACCTGTCCTTTCACGGTGGAGCGGCCGACCTGCTCGAGTTCGGCGTCCAGGGGGGTGCGGATGATATTCCGGGCGTCAATGATCACGGGGGCGCGCATGCGTCCAGACATCGCCGTCCAGTCGAGCAGTCGGTAGGCGGTCCATTCGGTAGCGACGATCACTGCGTCCGCCCGGTCGAAGACGTCTTCGACCTGCGCGGCTTCCTGGTAGGTGAGGTGCGCCCATTCCCGCGCGGCGCGGGGCATGGCGATCGGGTCGTGGGCGGTGACGCGGGCGCCCAGCTGGGTCAGGCGCTGGATCAGGTCGTGCGCGGGGGCGTCGCGCAGGTCGTCCGTGTCGGGTTTGAAGGCCATCCCGAGGATGCCGACCTTCTTGCCTTTGAGGGTTTTGAGTTGACGCAGGAGTTTGTCGATGATGACGCGCCGCTGCCGGTAGTTGACCTCGATGGCCGCTTCGAGGATGGGCATGGGGTAGTTGTGTTCCTGCCCGGCGCTGATCAGGCCCTGGGTGTCCTTGCCGAAGCAGCTGCCGCCCCAGCCAAGGCCGGCCTGCAGGAAGCGGTGCCCGATCCGCTGGTCGAGTCCGATGCCGGTGGCGACTTCCTCGATGTCCGCGCCGACCCGTTCGCACAGGCCCGCGATCTCGTTGGCGAACGAGATCTTGAGGGCGAGGAAGGCGTTCGCGGCGTACTTGATCATCTCGGCGCTCTGCAGCGTCGTGCGGACCACGGCGGGGCGGGTATACCCGTCCGGTCTCGGGGCCGTGGCGGGCGCGGTGAACGTCTGCTCGATCAGCGGGGCGTACAGGGCGGTCATCTTGGCCACCGCGCCCTCTGCGCCGCCCAGAACGATCCGGTCGGGGTAGAGGCTGTCGGCCAGCGCAGTCCCTTCCCGCAGGAATTCCGGGTTGCTGACCACCTGGTGGCGGCCGTGGTCGTACCCGGGGGCGTGTTCTTCCAGCAGGCGCTGGACGTAGTCGCCCGTGCCGATGGGTACGGTGGATTTGTTGACGATCACCTGCATGTGACCGTTGAGGTGCGGCGCGAGGTTGGCGGCGGCGCTGGCCACGTACTGCAGGTCCGGGCTGCCGTCCGGTCCGGGGGGGGTACCCACGCAGATGAAGACCACGTCGGCCGCGGAGACGGCATCGTACGCGGTCGTCCAGGTCAGGCGGTGGGCGACGCTGGCCAGCAGGTCGTCCAGTCCGGGTTCGTGAATGGGAACCTGCCCGCTTTGCAGGGCGGCGATCTTATCGGGGTCGATGTCGATGCCCACGACGTCATGGCCGATGTGGGCCAGCAGGGCGGCGGTGCCCAGGCCGACGTAGCCCGTACCGATCACTGCCACGCGCATTGGTTGATGGGTCATGTTGTGCTCCTTGTTCAGACCGGGTCTGAGTTCAGATGAATCTACCATGAAGGCTGATCAGGTCACTGGCTGAGGGGCTTTATCTGGTGGGTGTTCACCCACCTAGCCTGCGTCCAGCACCGTTAAACCCTCGTTAGCGGGTCCGGGGCTGTCCACCCGCCGTCAGTCGTACCAAGCCTGGACCCTCCTCCGCTCCGACTCGCAGCCGCTCGGGCGGTTGCCCGGACCTGTTCCATCCGAGTCCGGTCCGGGCACGCGGGCGCCTCCGGCCCCCCCACTCCGGGTGACTCGCCGGGCAGGAAGTCATGAACTGGCCGGAACATGGCTATAGTGACCTGACCTGCTCCGGCACTCGCCTGGTGGGACGGCCCTGGACCGTACCCGACACCCTGACCACGAAACTGAGGCCCTGAACCCTGATGACCACTCCTGACACCACCCGCCGGTCCTCCGACGACATCGACCTGCTGCACGTCCTGCAGGTCCTGCGCCGCGGCTGGATTCCCCTGCTGACCGCGCCCCTGCTGCTGGGCGCGGCGACGTACGTCCTGTCCAGCCAGCAGGCCCCCACCTTCGAATCGACCACCAGCCTCATGAGCAGCATGCAGGACAACTCGAACGACGTGCTGCGCGGATCGCAGGTCGTCGCGTCCCAGCTGCCGCAGGGTGCTGTCGACGAGGTCGTGCATTCGCGGGCGTCCGTCACCCGGATGCAGAAAGCCATCGAGGCGTCTGACCTGCCGGCCGAGATCAAGCGGGCCATCAACCTGGATCTCGGTACGGAACTCGCCAACGACAAGTACAGCCGCGTCACGGTCAAGAGCCGCCTCGATCAGCAGCAGCGCGGCGTGTACGACCTGCGGTCCAGTGCCGAATCGCCCGAAGCGGCGCGCGTCCTGGCCGACGCGGCCGCGCAGGCGCTGCTGGCGTGGGATGTCGAGCGCGCCCGGACGGGCGTCACCCGCGCCCGGCAGAACATTCAGCAGCAGGTCGACGCCCTCAACCAGCGGATCAACGCCCTGCCCAAGGGGAGCCTGGAGGCGCAGAGCCTCATCGCCGCGCGCGGACAGCTGCTGCTGAACCTCAGTCAGGCCACCGTGTTCGAGCAGGGTGCGTCCGGCAACCTGACCCTGCTGGCCGAGGCGAACGCGCCGCGCCGGCCGGTCAGTCCGAAACCGCTGCGCAACGCGGCGCTCGTGCTGCTGCTGTCGCTGTTCGCCGGAGCGGGTGTCGCCCTGCTGCTCGACGCGCTGCGCCGCCGCGTGCGCAGCACCGCCGACATCACGGCGCTGGGCGCGCCCGTGATCGGCGAGGTCGCGCGCCTGCCCCGCACCAAACGCGGTCAGGTGGTCGGCCTGACCCGCACCGGCGCGCTGTACGAAGCGGCCGGGTTCATCCGCGTCAACCTCGCCACGCACCTCCCGACCACCGGCGCGGTGCTGGTCGTCACGAGTTCACGGCCGGGCGAGGGGAAATCGACGGTCGCGGCGATGACGGCCACCACGTTCGCCAGCACCGGCAAGCGCGTGCTGCTGCTGGACATGGACCTGCACCGCCCGTCACAGCACGAGTACTGGTCCCTGGCAGGCCGCCCGTGGGTGCCGCTGCCCGGCAACACGGTGGCGCTGCGAGGCGATATCGCCACGGCGCTGCAACACCCCCGGCAGGCCAGCGCCATCGATCTCGGCGGGGACCTGCACTTCCTTCCGGCTGGTGAGACCGGTCGCCGCTCGGCCGCGCTGCTCAGCATGCCGGAACTGCCGGAGCTGCTGCGGCAGTGGGCGACGGAGTACGACATCGTGATTGTGGACACGCCGCCCGTGCTGGCCCTGGCGGATGCGTACAACATCGGCCGTCACGCCGACGGCGTGATGCTGGTCGTCGAGAGCGGCGAGACGAGTGTCCCGGAAGTGCAGAAGGTCCTGGCCAACTTCGCGACGACCGGCATGCCCCTGCTGGGCGTGGTCGTCAACAAGGTCGACCGGGCCACCCAGGGGTACTACTACAGCTACGGGTACTCCCCCCGCACGACCGACTGACCTTCAAGACGGGCAGGTGGAAGGGGGCGATCCTGTCCCCCTCCACCTGCCCGTCTGCATGCACCGCCCAGAACACGGGCCGGGACCTCAGCGATTCGGCCGCGCGCCAGGATCAGTGAAGACGGGCGGCGGGACGCTCGGCATGAACCGCAGGTGCCGGTGATACGCCTGGTACGCGACGACACCCAGCGCCAGCAGCGTCACCGCCACGGCGAGGATTGCAGCCTGGAGGACGGGCCGGTCCAGCACGACGACCAGCAGCCCAGCCAGCAGGCCCGGGGCCAGGATGACCGCCCAGCGCTTCTGGATGGACTGCAGCACACGGGAACGAAGAGGAGTGGGACGGTGC from Deinococcus sedimenti includes these protein-coding regions:
- a CDS encoding UDP-glucose dehydrogenase family protein, translating into MTHQPMRVAVIGTGYVGLGTAALLAHIGHDVVGIDIDPDKIAALQSGQVPIHEPGLDDLLASVAHRLTWTTAYDAVSAADVVFICVGTPPGPDGSPDLQYVASAAANLAPHLNGHMQVIVNKSTVPIGTGDYVQRLLEEHAPGYDHGRHQVVSNPEFLREGTALADSLYPDRIVLGGAEGAVAKMTALYAPLIEQTFTAPATAPRPDGYTRPAVVRTTLQSAEMIKYAANAFLALKISFANEIAGLCERVGADIEEVATGIGLDQRIGHRFLQAGLGWGGSCFGKDTQGLISAGQEHNYPMPILEAAIEVNYRQRRVIIDKLLRQLKTLKGKKVGILGMAFKPDTDDLRDAPAHDLIQRLTQLGARVTAHDPIAMPRAAREWAHLTYQEAAQVEDVFDRADAVIVATEWTAYRLLDWTAMSGRMRAPVIIDARNIIRTPLDAELEQVGRSTVKGQVLPS
- a CDS encoding polysaccharide biosynthesis tyrosine autokinase, which codes for MTTPDTTRRSSDDIDLLHVLQVLRRGWIPLLTAPLLLGAATYVLSSQQAPTFESTTSLMSSMQDNSNDVLRGSQVVASQLPQGAVDEVVHSRASVTRMQKAIEASDLPAEIKRAINLDLGTELANDKYSRVTVKSRLDQQQRGVYDLRSSAESPEAARVLADAAAQALLAWDVERARTGVTRARQNIQQQVDALNQRINALPKGSLEAQSLIAARGQLLLNLSQATVFEQGASGNLTLLAEANAPRRPVSPKPLRNAALVLLLSLFAGAGVALLLDALRRRVRSTADITALGAPVIGEVARLPRTKRGQVVGLTRTGALYEAAGFIRVNLATHLPTTGAVLVVTSSRPGEGKSTVAAMTATTFASTGKRVLLLDMDLHRPSQHEYWSLAGRPWVPLPGNTVALRGDIATALQHPRQASAIDLGGDLHFLPAGETGRRSAALLSMPELPELLRQWATEYDIVIVDTPPVLALADAYNIGRHADGVMLVVESGETSVPEVQKVLANFATTGMPLLGVVVNKVDRATQGYYYSYGYSPRTTD